A window of Micromonospora sp. WMMC415 genomic DNA:
CGCCGGCCCTACCGGCCCACCACGCCGAGAACCCGGTGGACCCGTGGAACGTCCCGCAGTGGGACGCCGGCCGGCGCTGGGACTCCGACGACCGGTGAGCCACGCCGGGCGTGCACGACGACGCGGCCCCGCGTTCCACCGGGCCGGCGGTGATCTCGGCGGTTAGGCTCGGCGACATGACCGACACACCATCGACGTCCCCCACCGGCCGGTCGTTCGAGGAGCTGGACGCACTGTCCACCGAGGAGCTGCGCGAGCAGGCGTTCGCGGTGGCCCGGAAGCACCGTGACGTGCGCTTCTTCTGGTCGGTGCTGCGTCACCTGCCGAACGCCGACGAGGCGGAGGTTCTCGACGGTGCCCCGAACTCCGTCGGGCCGACCGTCGACGAGGCGGTGGCGTTGTGGCGGGAGATGACCGGTCACGGTTACCAGGAGTCGGCGCCACTGCTGCGGGCGGCCTTCATCGACTACCTGATGAAGCACCCGGGGTGACCGGGCCGGGCAGGTTTGCGCCCCGCCGCCGCCCGGGAACGAACTGATCATGGCGCTCACCAACCGGACCGGCACCGTCGGCCGGTACGGGACGGCGGCCGGCACCGGGGCGGCCGCCGCGCTCATCCTGGTCGCCGTCGGCGGCAGCCCGGCGTACGTCGGGTGGGCCGGGCAGCACACCGACTCCTCGTCCGCCGGCGGGTGGTTCCTCCGCCTGCTCGCCTGGCCCGCCTGGTCAAACGACCCGGACATGCCGGGCGGGCTGTTCGCCGCGAACCTGCGCGCCGTCCTGCTGGTGGCCCTCGCGGCGGTCCTGCTCTACCTGCTGCCCGCCGCCCAGGCGGCCCGGGTGCCCGGTTCGGCCAGCCAGTTCTTCACCGGATGGGCCGCGTACGCGCTGGCGGGTGGCCTCGCCTCGCTGCTGGCCGTGTTCGCGGGCCCCGACCCGTCGCTGCTCACCGCCGTGCAGTCCGGCGGCACCGGCGCCACGTACGGCTTCCTCGCCGGCTGGATCGTCGGCACGGCGAGCCTCGGCGGCCGGGCCTGACGGCGACCGCCGGGAACGCGGCGGCACCCGGCCCCGGCCGCCGTCAGGTCGCCGGACGGCCCAGGTCGAGCAACCGCGCCCGGGTGAGCACGCCGACCGGCCGGTCGTGCTCGGTCACGACCACGCGGTCGGCGGTGGAGGTCAGCAGGACGCCCAGCGCGTCGTACGCCGACCCGCCGAGCGGGACCGTGGGCAGCCCGTCCACCGCCGTGGGCAGCGGCTCGACCGCCTCCCGGGTGACCGGGGTGACGGCGAGCCGCCGGATCCCCCGGTCGGCGCCGACGAACTCGCGGACGAACGGCGTGGCCGGCGCGCCCAGGACGGCGGCGGGCGTGTCGTACTGCTCCAGCCGGCCACCCTGGGAGAGCACCGCGATCCGATCGCCCAGCCGGACGGCCTCGTCGAGGTCGTGGGTCACCAGCACGATGGTCTTGCGGACCTCGGCCTGCAACCGCAGGAACTCCTCCTGCAGCCGGGTCCGGACGATCGGGTCGACCGCCGAGAACGGCTCGTCCATGAGCAGCACCACCGGGTCGGCGGCGAGCGCCCGGGCGACGCCCACCCGCTGCCGCTGCCCACCGGACAGCTCGTGCGGGTAGCGGTGGCCGAACTGCGCCGGGTCCAGCCCGACCAGTTCGAGCAGCTCCGTCACCCGCCGGCGACGGCGTTCCCGGGGCCAGCCGAGCAGGTGGGGCACGGTGGCGACGTTCGCGCTCACGGTCTGGTGCGGGAAGAGGCCGACGTTCTGGATGACGTACCCGATCCGGCGGCGCAGCCGCACCGGGTCGACGCGCGTCACGTCCTCCCCGCCGAGCAGGATCCGGCCGCCGGTCGGCTCGATGAGCCGGTTGACCATCCGCAGCACGGTCGACTTGCCGCAGCCCGACGGGCCGATCAGCACCACCAGCTCACCGGCGGCGACGTCCAGGGTCAGCTCCCGGACCGCCTCGGTGCCGTCCGGGTAGCGCTTGCTGATCGCGTCGAGCGTGATCGACGCGGCCCGGGCCCCGGCCTCGGCGCGCCCCGTCGGGGTACCGTCCACACATGTCCTTCCGCCTGAGCTACCGGGCCGACCCGGGTAACCCGTGGTTCTCCTGGCAGTACGTGCGGGACAACTCTGACACGATCCTCGCCGCGCTGCGTGACCACACCTCGTTGACCGCGCGGGCGGTGCTCGTCGCCGTGGTGGTGGCGCTGCCCCTGGCGGTCGCGGCGTACTGGTTCCGTCCGCTGGCCGGTCCCATCCTGGCGGTCACCGGCGTCCTCTACACGGTCCCGTCGCTGGCGCTGTTCGCGTTCCTCGCGCCGTACCTGGGCATCGGTGCGGTGACCGTGCTCGGCGTGGTGGCGCTCTACGCGCTGCTGGTGATCGTGCGCAACGCGCTGGCCGGGCTCGCGCAGGTGCCTCCGGAGGTGCGGGAGGCGGCCGAGGGCATGGGGTACGGCCGCTGGGGGCGGCTGTTCCGGATCGAGCTGCCGCTCGCCCTGCCCGGCATCCTGACCGGGCTGCGGCTGGCGACCGTGTCCACGGTGGCGCTGGTGACCGTGGGCGTGGTGGTCGGGCGCGGTGGGCTGGGCCAGCTCATCTTCGGCGGCTTCCAGAACAACTTCTACAAGGCCCAGATCATGACCGGGACGCTGCTCTGTGTCCTGCTCGCCCTCGTACTCGACCTGCTGCTCGCCGGTGTGGGCCGGCTGCTCACCCCGTGGCTGCGCCGCCGGAGCCCGGCGTGAGCGCCGCGGTGCGCGCGGTCCGGGCGGCCGGTGGCGGCGCTTCCCGGCGGAACACCCACCGGGGTACGGGAGGACGGTGGCGGTGAGCCCGATCGAGGCGGCGGTGGTCTGGCTCAACGACCCGCTGAACTGGACCAACCCGGGCGGCATCCTGGACCGGCTGGGCGAGCACCTGTCGATGTCGGCGGCGGCGGTGGCCCTTGCCTGCCTGATCGCGTGGCCGATCGGGCTCTGGCTCGGGCACACCGGGCGCGGCGGTGGGCTGGTGGTGCTGGTCGCCAACCTGACGCTCGCCGTCCCGACGCTGGCCCTGCTCACCATCCTCCCGCTCACCTTCCTCGGTTTCGGCCGGCCGGCGGTGGTGGTGGCGCTGGCCGTGTTCGCGGTGCCGCCGCTGCTCGCCAACGCGTACACCGGGGTGCGCCAGGCCGACCCGGAGGCCCGGGACGCGGCACGCGGGATGGGTTTCTCCGGCTGGCAGCTGCTGCGTCGGGTCGAACTGCCGCTCGCCGTGCCGTACCTGGCCGCCGGGTTCCGCACCGCGGCCGTGCAGGTGGTGGCGACCGCCGCGCTGGCCTCCTTCGTCAACGGCGGTGGCCTGGGGCAGATCATCCGCGCCGGGTTCGGCCTCGACATCGCCGCGGGCGGCGGCCAGATCCTCGCCGGGGGCCTGCTCGTGGCGGGGCTCGCCATGCTGGTCGAGCTGCTCCTGGCCCTGGTCGAGCGGCTCGTCACCCCCCGTCCGTTGCGCACCGGCCGCCGCC
This region includes:
- a CDS encoding ABC transporter ATP-binding protein yields the protein MDGTPTGRAEAGARAASITLDAISKRYPDGTEAVRELTLDVAAGELVVLIGPSGCGKSTVLRMVNRLIEPTGGRILLGGEDVTRVDPVRLRRRIGYVIQNVGLFPHQTVSANVATVPHLLGWPRERRRRRVTELLELVGLDPAQFGHRYPHELSGGQRQRVGVARALAADPVVLLMDEPFSAVDPIVRTRLQEEFLRLQAEVRKTIVLVTHDLDEAVRLGDRIAVLSQGGRLEQYDTPAAVLGAPATPFVREFVGADRGIRRLAVTPVTREAVEPLPTAVDGLPTVPLGGSAYDALGVLLTSTADRVVVTEHDRPVGVLTRARLLDLGRPAT
- a CDS encoding ABC transporter permease; translation: MSFRLSYRADPGNPWFSWQYVRDNSDTILAALRDHTSLTARAVLVAVVVALPLAVAAYWFRPLAGPILAVTGVLYTVPSLALFAFLAPYLGIGAVTVLGVVALYALLVIVRNALAGLAQVPPEVREAAEGMGYGRWGRLFRIELPLALPGILTGLRLATVSTVALVTVGVVVGRGGLGQLIFGGFQNNFYKAQIMTGTLLCVLLALVLDLLLAGVGRLLTPWLRRRSPA
- a CDS encoding ABC transporter permease — protein: MSPIEAAVVWLNDPLNWTNPGGILDRLGEHLSMSAAAVALACLIAWPIGLWLGHTGRGGGLVVLVANLTLAVPTLALLTILPLTFLGFGRPAVVVALAVFAVPPLLANAYTGVRQADPEARDAARGMGFSGWQLLRRVELPLAVPYLAAGFRTAAVQVVATAALASFVNGGGLGQIIRAGFGLDIAAGGGQILAGGLLVAGLAMLVELLLALVERLVTPRPLRTGRRRASRRAADAVAGG